The Deinococcota bacterium genome contains the following window.
CGATGAGTGCGAAGCCGATCGTGCTGGCGTACTCGGCCACCGCCCGCAAGGCGATGACGACCACCAGCCCGACAGCGGACACCGTGAGAAGCGCCGTCGGCGAGAGCGCGTCGATAAAGGCCAGGCCCGAGCCGCTGCCGCTCGGCGCGGTGACGATGACTCGGTCGAGGATGAATTTGAGTGGCCAGGGCTCCAAAAGCCGCATGCCGACCTGGGCGAAGAGCGCGGCAAAGGCGCCCAGCAAGAGGAGGCGGTACTCGAGCAAGTAGGGCGCGAAGCGCCGCAGGATGTGCAAAAAGCTCGGCAGGACCTTGAGGAGCTTGGACGGCCGACTCATCCATGCACCTGTGCCCGCTGTCCCCGCGCCCCTTCGGCAATCGACAGAATGCGCCGCGCCACTCGTTGCCAGCTATGCTCGCTCGCGACTTTAGCGCGTCCGGCTTGGCCCAGGCGTTCGCGCAGGCTGGCGTCTTGGCCCAGCCGCGCCAGGGCTTCGGCAAGCGCGCGCGCATCGCCTGGCTCGTAGAGAAGCCCGTCCACGCCGTCCGTGAGCAAATCCCCGAGCTGCCCAACGCGGCTCGCCGCCACCGGCAAGCCCGCCGCCAGGTACTCGTAGACCTTGAGCGGCGAGAAGTAGAAGTCCGCCAGCGGCGGGTAGGGCGCGGCGGCGGCGTCCATCTGCGCCAGGAGCCGCGGGACGTCCTCGGGCGCGACCGCGCCGGTGAAGCGCACGCTGTCCGACAGGCCGAGGCGTGCGACCTCGGCCATCAGCGCCGCGCGCTCCGGCCCCTCGCCGATGACGAGCAGTCGGGCTTGTGGCAGCTCGAGCTTGAGGAGCGCGAAGGCTTCCAGGAGCGTGTCCACCCCATGCCAGGGCTTGAGCGTGCCCACGAAGCCCACGGTGAAGGTGTCTCGAGTCACTCGCCGGGGCAGGGCGAAGCGCCCTAGGTTGACACCGTTGGGGACGACGTGGACCTTGCCCAGGGCTACGGGAAAGGCCTTCAGATACACGCCCACTTCCCTCGAGACGGGCAGCAGCGCCGCGGCCGCGGCAAAGGCCCGCCGGGCGACCGCCTCGGCCTCGCTTGCGTGCACCAGGCCGCGGTGCTTGTGCTGCTCCTCGATAAGCGGCGCGTTGACTTCCAGCAGGCCGGGAGTGCCCGCGTCCCCGGCAAACGCCATCCCGGCGAAGCTCCACAGCGAGTAGCGCTCGTAAATCACGTCAAAAGGTCCCTCGTACTCGAGCCCCGCGCGGAGAATGTCGTTGGCGCCGAGCGCGGCCCGCTCCCGCGCGGCGAGCTCGCCCTTGGGGAGCGCGGGCAGCGCGTGAACGCGGACCCCCCGCAGGTCCTCCGGAGTCTCGCCGCCGACGCGGTTGGTAAAGAGCACGACCTCCGCGCCCTCGCCCATGAGCGCGCGCACGACCTCCTGAACGTGGACCGAACAGCCCTTGCTGCCGTAGACGGGCACGCCGGGGTCCGCCGATACGTAAGCGATGCGCATCAGCGGTTCCCCTTTGCCGCCATGGCGACGGGCTCGGACGGAGCCTCGCCCCGTCCCTCTGGTCGCGTGGCGGCGCTCCGGCGCTGTCGCGCTCCGGCAAAGACGTCGCGCAGCGCAGCGGCATTGCGCTCCACGTCGAACGCCGCCTCGATGAGCGCGCGGGCCCTTTCGGCGAGCGCAACGCGCAGGTCTCCGTCCTCCAAGAGCCGCTCGAGCGCGCCCGCAAGCGCTTCGGGCCGGTGT
Protein-coding sequences here:
- a CDS encoding glycosyltransferase family 4 protein; this encodes MRIAYVSADPGVPVYGSKGCSVHVQEVVRALMGEGAEVVLFTNRVGGETPEDLRGVRVHALPALPKGELAARERAALGANDILRAGLEYEGPFDVIYERYSLWSFAGMAFAGDAGTPGLLEVNAPLIEEQHKHRGLVHASEAEAVARRAFAAAAALLPVSREVGVYLKAFPVALGKVHVVPNGVNLGRFALPRRVTRDTFTVGFVGTLKPWHGVDTLLEAFALLKLELPQARLLVIGEGPERAALMAEVARLGLSDSVRFTGAVAPEDVPRLLAQMDAAAAPYPPLADFYFSPLKVYEYLAAGLPVAASRVGQLGDLLTDGVDGLLYEPGDARALAEALARLGQDASLRERLGQAGRAKVASEHSWQRVARRILSIAEGARGQRAQVHG